The Brevibacterium atlanticum genome segment CGCGTCGAGGATCGAGGTCCGCAGGACCTCCAGGGCGTCCTCGCCGCCGGGTTCCTCATCGAGTTCGGCCAGTCGGGCCACCGTGATCGCCGAAGCGACATCGCCGCCGGCGTGCCCGCCCATCCCGTCGGCGATGAGGAGGAAGTTCGGACCCGCGTAGCCGGAGTCCTGGTTGTTCTTACGCACGAGCCCGGTGTGCGACCGGGCTGCGGAACGGAGGGTGATGGTACCGCCGGTCGTCACGATTGGGTCTCCAGGGTCGTATGTCCGATGGTGATCCGGGTGCCGATGCGCAGCTGGATGGGTCCGGTCATCCGCGAACCGTCGACGATGGTGCCGTTCGTCGAACCGAGGTCCTCGAGCATCCAGGCGCCGTTCTTCGCGGAGATGCGGGCATGGTGGCTGGACGCGAAGTCGTCGTTGATGACGATCGTATTGTCGGGGGCGCGACCGAAGGTCACAGGTGCCCCCGAGAGCATGAGGGACTGACCGGCCAGCGGACCGTCGGTGACGCGGATGGTGCCCGGGTGCGCATGCGCGGCTGGTGCGGCAGCCCGCCGGGATGCGGGAGCCGGAGTCGGCGGCGGTGTCGGTGCGGACGTGGAGCCGCCTCGGCGAGATTTCCTGCCGCCGCGCTTCGCACCACCGCGCCTGGGTCCGAAGATGTCGCGGCGCAGCACTCCGGCGACGCCCAAGACGAAGAGCCAGAGGATGACGAAGAAGGCCAACCGGAAGACGGTGACGGTGAATTCGCTCACTGGGCGTCCCGCTCGCTCTCGTGATAGTGGACCTCGGCCTCACCGGCGATGAGGACATCGCCATCGGTCAGGTTCGCCGAGGTCAGCTTCCGTCCGTGCAGGAGCGTGCCGTTCGTCGAGCCGAGGTCGTTGGCGGTGGCATGGTCGCCTTCGACGATGATCTCGAAGTGCCGGCGGGAGACGCCGGGATCGTCGATGACGAAGTCCGAACTCGACGAGGAGCGGCCGAAGGTGTTCGTGCCCTGGCGCAGCGTCTGGGAGCGGCCGTCGATGGTCACGCTCGCCTCGATGGCGCGGGTGCGGGCCGGTGCCGGCGTCGGACGGGCCGCGGGGGTCGGGCGTGCCGGCGCCTGTGCGGATCGAGCGGGTTCCGGGGTGCGGCGCGGGGTCACAGAGCGGGACCCGGAGTTCGGGGCCTCACCGACGACCGGGTTGGCACGCGAGACCGGATCGTAGCCGCCGCGGTTGGCCGGCTGAGCCGCCGGGGAGCCGTCGGGGCGTTCGGTCGAGGACACCACACGGTACATGCCGGTGTCGAGGTCATCGGCCAAGGAGAAGTCGACGGATACGGGGCCGACGAAGCTGTAGGCCTGTTCGACGGCGTGATCGCCGATGACCTGTCGGAGGTCGGAGCGCAGCTCGGACTCGAGACCGGAGAGGCGGTCGAAATCGGTCGGCGAGAGCTCGATAGTGTAGTGGTTGGCCGTCAGGGTCCGCCCGCGGGAGACCACGGCTGCCTTATTGTCGGCTTCGCGGCGCAGGGCTCCGGCGAGTTCGACGGGCTCGACCTGTGATCGGAAGGCCTTGGCGAAGGCGCCGTTGACGACGTTCTCCAGCCCCTTCTCGAAGCGATCGAGTATCCCCATGGCACCTCCTCATCAGGTGTTGCCGTTCGTAGACGAACTCTTCGCCACGTAAGTCTGTGGTCCCTGACCAGGAACTCCCGGCCGAGCACAGTCTGGGCACATCAACACCCAATCCTAACGCGGTGAGGCTCTCAACTCACGTCGCGCATGATCTCGGGGCCACAATGTGCTGGGATTCCCGGCGCGCGTCCAGGCAGGAATGAGGGGCCGGTACCGCGGCGGCGTCCGTCGAAATGTGAAGGTGGACACGTTTTCGTCCATTCGGTCGCCTCGGTTTCCTGTTTCGGCGCGCTCGATGCTAGAGTTTTCTCTTGTTCGCGCGAGTGGCGGAATTGGTAGACGCGCTGGCTTCAGGTGCCAGTGGCCGCAAGGTCGTGGGGGTTCAAGTCCCCCCTCGCGCACAGCGAACGAGAAGCCCCTCATCGGGACCCGCAACGGGTTCGGTGAGGGGCTTTGTCGTGATTCTCAGACTCCTGCGGCACCGACGACGCCGAGAAGGGCCAGCCTCTCGTAGCTCTCGGTACCCGGATCGGCCGTGTACACGAGCAGGGCGTGTGACTGCTCGGGGTCGACGAGCTGTTGGCACCTCAGCTCGAGCGTTCCGACCTCCGGGTGGACGAAGTGCTTGATCTCCTGCGGGCGGACACCGATCTCGTGAGTGGCCCAGAGAGTGCGGAACTCTGGGCTCGACTCCCGCAGCTCGGCTGCCATGGCCGCGGCCTTCGAACCCCGGCCGCGGCGAGTCGCGACACTGCGCAGACCCGAGACCCAGAGCCGGGAGAGATGGTCGCGGTCGCTTCGCGCGTAGAGTTCGCGCGTCTGCGGATCGGTGAACCAGCGGTACCCGATCGAACGGGAGAAGCCCCGGAATCGGGTGAGATCGCCGGTGAGAGCGACACCGAGGCGGGACTGCCGCAGAGTCTCACCGAGCTCGGTGACGATCTCCGCGGGAGTGTCCTCAAGTCGGTCGATGATGCGCAGGAGGCCGGGGCTGACGTGATCGTCCGAGGCGCCGCGCTCCGTGGGCCGGTGCCCGCCGAGCCGGAACAGGTGGTCGCGCTCGGCGCGGGAGAGATGGAGACCGTGGGCGATCGCGGCGAGCATCTCCGGTGAGGGATGCGGCCCGCGCTGCTGTTCGAGCCGTGTGTAGTAGTCGGTCGACATGTGGCTGAGCACAGCGACCTCCTCCCGTCTCAGCCCGGCGGTGCGCCTGCGCAGGCTGCGCGGCAGACCGACGTCCTCCGGCTGCAGAGCTTCCCTGCGCAGGCGCAGGAACTCTGCGAGCCCCGCCCGATCGATGTCCATCCCGGTGTCCCCTTCTCCCCGCGGATCCGTTCCTCGTGCCCGCGTGTCCCCGATTCTTCCACCCTTGGCGAACCTGATCCACGGATCGTCGATCCCCGGCTCAGAAGTCCTTGCCGCCGTGCTCGCCGTTCGGTGACGATGGAGGCGACAGGCCATCGACACACACGGAGGAACCATGTCTCGCACCACCCCTGACATCACCGTCCCCGACCTCAGCGGACGGCGCGCCGTCATCACCGGAGGCAGCGACGGGATCGGCTTGGGCATCGCCCGCAGACTTGCGAGAGCCGGCGCCGAGGTGATCCTGCCCGTCCGCAACCGCGCGAAGGGTCAGGCGGCGATCGCCGGAATCCGCGCGGACAAGGTCCCCGGGGAAGTGAGCCTGCGCGACCTCGACCTCTCCTCGCTCGAATCTGTCGGCCACCTCGGCGGCGAGCTCCTCGGCGAAGCCGCGCCGATCGACATCCTCATTCTCAATGCGGGGGTGATGACCCCGCCTCGACGTCAGGAGACCGCCGACGGATTCGAACTCCAATTCGGGTCCAATCATCTCGGTCACTTCGCCCTCATCGCGCACCTGCTGCCGCTGCTGCGAGCAGGACGGGCCCGTGTGACGTCGCAGATCAGCATCGCGGCCAACCGCGGGGGAATCAACTGGGACGACCTCGGCTGGGAACGCGACTACGACGGGATGGCCGCCTACAGCCAGTCGAAGATCGCGTTCGGCCTGGTCGGACTCGAACTCGACCGACGCAGCGAGGCCGCGGGCTGGGGGGTCACAAGCAATCTCTCCCACCCAGGCGTCGCCCCGACGAGCCTGCTCGCGGCCCGCACCGAAATCGGTCGCACGCAGGAGACACTGGGCCGTCGGGTCATCGGCGCACTCTCCCGGCGGGGGATCGTCTTCGGCACGCCGGAGTCCGCGGGCCTGCCCGCGCTCCACGCGGCAGTCTCACCTGAGGCCGGCGGACGCCGACTCTACGGGCCGAGTGGGATCGGCCACTTGGGCGGCCGACCCGGGGAACAGCCCCTCTACTCGCGCCTGCGGCACCCCGATCAGGCGCGACGGATCTGGCAGCTCTCCGAGGAGCTCACCGGAGTGCAGTTCCCGGCATAAGCCGGGCGAATGGGTCCGTGAGGGTGCTCGTTCAAGGCGGAGCGCGTTGATCGAAGCGGAGCGCAGCACGGAAACGTCGTTCAAGCGGGAGCGCACCTGTCGAGAGGCGCACGGGTCGAAAGGTGCGCTGCGCCTTGAACGAGGGAGATCGGGCGTGAGGCGGGGGCTGGGGCCGGCGCTGCGTTCAGCTGCGTTCGTAGACGCGGGCGCGGCCCTTGACCCCGGCGAAGCGGAACGGCGCCGAGGTGACCCGCGGGGTCTCGACATCCTCGGCGCTTCCGAGCACCGTGGAATGCAGCTCACGGTAGGCGTCGACGTCCAAGGGGACTCGGCCGTCGAGAGCTGCTGCGACGTCATCGCGGCGTGAGCGCGCGGCATAGCCGGGCAGGACCCGACCGGTGAAGAACTCGCTCGCACTGCCCGAACCGTAGCTGAAGAACCCGATCCGGCGCCCCTCGAGGTCCTCATCGTGATCGAGCAGTGCGGCAAGCGCTGCGAACACCGAGGCGGTGTAGGTGTTGCCGAGGCGACGGTTGTACAGCGTGCTCGTCGCCAGGCCCGTGTCGCGGGGCGCATCGGACGCCTGTGCGGCCACCCGTGCGATCCCGTCAGCACCGATTTCCGGGAGGTCACCGCTGAGTTCCTCGCCCGCATGCTGCGCGAGGTGGAGCTGGGCCTTCTTCGCCATCTTCGTGAACGGCTGGTGGTAGAGGATCCGGTCGATCTCGGCCAGCGCCGGTCCTCCCTGAGCCTGCAGGTCGTCCCACGCCCCGGAGAGGGCATCGAGATACGCCGTGACCGAGAGCCCGCCGTCGACGATCGCCGTCGTCGAATCGTTGGGCCGCCAGAAGTCGTCGACGTCGGCGGCGAAGAGACCCGAGACCTGCTCGATCTCGATCAGCCTCGGATCGGCGGAGACGAGCATCGCCACCGCACCGGCGCCCTGGGTCGGCTCACCGGGGGAGTCGAGCTCGTAGCGGGCGACGTCGGAGGCGATGACGAGCACGCGCTCGCCCGGGTTGCGGCTGACGATGCCGATCGCCGCCTGCAGCGCGGCGGTTCCCGCGAAGCAGGCTTCCTTGAACTCGGTGATCCGGACCTGCGAGGGCAGGCCGAGCAGCTTGTGCACGGAGATGCCCGCGGCCTTCGACTGGTCGATTCCCGACTCCGTGGCGAAGAGGAGAGTGCGGATGCCTTCGGTGCCGCACCTCTCGATGATCGGGGCGGCCGCGGCCGCACCCATCGTCACGGCATCCTCGTCGGGGGCGGGGAAGCTGAACTGATCCTGGCCGAGTCCGAGACGGAACTTGTTCGGATCGGTTCCGGCCGCCTCGGCGAGGGCGGAGAGGTCGACCACGTGATGCGCGGTGGCCAGTTCGATGTCGTCGATGCCGATCGGTCTCATGCGGCTTCGCCTTCCTCTCCTCGTTCCATGTCAGCCTTGCGTTCCATATCCAAGTGGGTGGACATGAGCTCACCCGGGTTCGTCTGCGCGGCCAGCAGGGACAGCTCCCCGCAGAGCACGGTCGCGGCCATGAGCGCAGCCAGGCGGCGCGAGTTCGCGCCGGGCTCGCGATCCTCGCGGCAGCCGAGTCGCTCGAGCGCCTCGTCCACGTGCGGCAGATCCTTGCCGTTGCCGACGGTGCCGACGATGAGGTGGGGCAGCGTCGTCGAGAAGTACAGGCCCTCGGCACGGGCCTCCGCATACGTGATCCCCTGCGAACCCTCGACGATGTTCGCCGCATCCTGACCTGTGGCCAGGTAGAACGCGAGCAGCATGTTCGCGTAATGCGCGTTCGCCGAGCGCAGCGCACCGGCGATCGTCGAGCCGACGAGGTTCTTGCGGATGACGAGCTCCGTCATCGTCTCCGCGCTCGAGCGCAGCCGACGCTCGACGACCTCGTGGGGCAGAAGGATCTCGGCGACGACATTGCGGCCGCGGCCGAGGATCCCGTTGACGGCGGTGGCCTTCTTGTCCGAGCAGTAGTTGCCGGACACCGAGCCGTAGTCGAGCCCGAGCCGCCACGACAGGATGCGCTCCATGAGCGTGTCCGAGGCCTGCGTGACCATATTGTGGCCCGAGGCATCATTGGTGCGGAAGGCGAAGCGGACGAAGAGGAGGTTGCCGACGATCTCCGGGTGGATCTCGATGAGCCGGCAGTGGTCGGATCCGGCGGCGACGACGTCCTCGAGTTCGGGCCTGCGGTGGCGGATGGCCTGCGCGGCCGCCTCGGCGCCGATCGCGGATTCCGCGACGAAGAGGACCGACCGGGTCATCCGCTCATCGACGATGACGGTGCGGATCCCGCCGTCGATCTCGCGTGAGATCGAGGCCCCGCGGCCGACGGAGGGCCACAGCGGGGTTTCGTACGTCGCCAGGGGCACAGCCACCTCGGTGTGGGTGCCGGCCGGGGCCAGCGCTTCGCCGCTGACCCGCAGGGGACCGACCCAGCTGGTCGGGATCCCGGTGGTCGTGATCTGCTGATTCACAGCTGATTCCTCCTCGAATGGTCATCGGCGTTCGTGCGGGCATCGGAGCGGTGCGACAGCGCGGTGACGTCGATTCCGCGCAGTTGGCAGAACTCGCCGAGGCGGCCCCGCGTGAGCACGTCCGTGCCCATCAGATCCGCAGACCGAACGGCTCCGAGCAGGGCGAACAGCGCCCGTGTCTGAGTCTGCCATGTGCGCACGAGTTCGACGAGCCCGTCCGGACCGTGGTCGAGCACGGTCTGCAGGAAGGTGCCGGCGACGCCGACGGCGCGAGCCCCGCAGGCCAATGCCTTGACGACATCATAGGGGTTGCGGACCCCGCCGGAGGCCAGCAGCACGCGGGACGAGACGCTGTCGCTCGCGTGTGCGGACTCGCCGGCCCATTCGGGTGGGGCGTCGAGCAGGCAGGCCAGTGCGGACTGGCCGAAGCCGGTGAGCATGGAGAAGTCGCCGGCCGAGGAGCGGTCGTTCTCGATCCGCAGGAAGTCCGTGCCGCCGGCGCCGGAGACATCGGCGAAGCGCACGCCGATCTCGG includes the following:
- a CDS encoding FHA domain-containing protein FhaB/FipA — protein: MSEFTVTVFRLAFFVILWLFVLGVAGVLRRDIFGPRRGGAKRGGRKSRRGGSTSAPTPPPTPAPASRRAAAPAAHAHPGTIRVTDGPLAGQSLMLSGAPVTFGRAPDNTIVINDDFASSHHARISAKNGAWMLEDLGSTNGTIVDGSRMTGPIQLRIGTRITIGHTTLETQS
- a CDS encoding FhaA domain-containing protein; translation: MGILDRFEKGLENVVNGAFAKAFRSQVEPVELAGALRREADNKAAVVSRGRTLTANHYTIELSPTDFDRLSGLESELRSDLRQVIGDHAVEQAYSFVGPVSVDFSLADDLDTGMYRVVSSTERPDGSPAAQPANRGGYDPVSRANPVVGEAPNSGSRSVTPRRTPEPARSAQAPARPTPAARPTPAPARTRAIEASVTIDGRSQTLRQGTNTFGRSSSSSDFVIDDPGVSRRHFEIIVEGDHATANDLGSTNGTLLHGRKLTSANLTDGDVLIAGEAEVHYHESERDAQ
- a CDS encoding helix-turn-helix transcriptional regulator is translated as MDIDRAGLAEFLRLRREALQPEDVGLPRSLRRRTAGLRREEVAVLSHMSTDYYTRLEQQRGPHPSPEMLAAIAHGLHLSRAERDHLFRLGGHRPTERGASDDHVSPGLLRIIDRLEDTPAEIVTELGETLRQSRLGVALTGDLTRFRGFSRSIGYRWFTDPQTRELYARSDRDHLSRLWVSGLRSVATRRGRGSKAAAMAAELRESSPEFRTLWATHEIGVRPQEIKHFVHPEVGTLELRCQQLVDPEQSHALLVYTADPGTESYERLALLGVVGAAGV
- a CDS encoding SDR family oxidoreductase: MSRTTPDITVPDLSGRRAVITGGSDGIGLGIARRLARAGAEVILPVRNRAKGQAAIAGIRADKVPGEVSLRDLDLSSLESVGHLGGELLGEAAPIDILILNAGVMTPPRRQETADGFELQFGSNHLGHFALIAHLLPLLRAGRARVTSQISIAANRGGINWDDLGWERDYDGMAAYSQSKIAFGLVGLELDRRSEAAGWGVTSNLSHPGVAPTSLLAARTEIGRTQETLGRRVIGALSRRGIVFGTPESAGLPALHAAVSPEAGGRRLYGPSGIGHLGGRPGEQPLYSRLRHPDQARRIWQLSEELTGVQFPA
- a CDS encoding hydroxymethylglutaryl-CoA synthase, with protein sequence MRPIGIDDIELATAHHVVDLSALAEAAGTDPNKFRLGLGQDQFSFPAPDEDAVTMGAAAAAPIIERCGTEGIRTLLFATESGIDQSKAAGISVHKLLGLPSQVRITEFKEACFAGTAALQAAIGIVSRNPGERVLVIASDVARYELDSPGEPTQGAGAVAMLVSADPRLIEIEQVSGLFAADVDDFWRPNDSTTAIVDGGLSVTAYLDALSGAWDDLQAQGGPALAEIDRILYHQPFTKMAKKAQLHLAQHAGEELSGDLPEIGADGIARVAAQASDAPRDTGLATSTLYNRRLGNTYTASVFAALAALLDHDEDLEGRRIGFFSYGSGSASEFFTGRVLPGYAARSRRDDVAAALDGRVPLDVDAYRELHSTVLGSAEDVETPRVTSAPFRFAGVKGRARVYERS
- a CDS encoding hydroxymethylglutaryl-CoA reductase, with translation MNQQITTTGIPTSWVGPLRVSGEALAPAGTHTEVAVPLATYETPLWPSVGRGASISREIDGGIRTVIVDERMTRSVLFVAESAIGAEAAAQAIRHRRPELEDVVAAGSDHCRLIEIHPEIVGNLLFVRFAFRTNDASGHNMVTQASDTLMERILSWRLGLDYGSVSGNYCSDKKATAVNGILGRGRNVVAEILLPHEVVERRLRSSAETMTELVIRKNLVGSTIAGALRSANAHYANMLLAFYLATGQDAANIVEGSQGITYAEARAEGLYFSTTLPHLIVGTVGNGKDLPHVDEALERLGCREDREPGANSRRLAALMAATVLCGELSLLAAQTNPGELMSTHLDMERKADMERGEEGEAA